The Nesterenkonia xinjiangensis genome contains a region encoding:
- a CDS encoding NAD-glutamate dehydrogenase produces the protein MAGEKSLWTRDDADLKNLESAYYAHIAPEDLWSVSSEHQRERVTRHLEVARRRTDSSPQADVVTVAGRSIALVVTDDMPHLVDSVTAEISRQGHAMSLVVHPIFLVSRSLESREVLGVRSVPAPQRGLSSGDTQTLPDLSVLADPDQHTDVESWIAVELDRVLPAERAESLVKGLYSVVDDVKVSHRDQNRMIGKARGAAGLLREAEGLHESQESADLLDWMADGNFLFLGYREYELDEHTDGSVHLEPVIETGLGILTHKRGKGTLHRTTELSEAGRARARERRALVITKANSRSTVRRRTYMDYVAVKTFGPDGTVRGERRFVGLFSQRAYTQSIQNIPLLRSRARQLLDRSGFSPNSHSGSDLMQILETYPRNELLQMDIEEIEETAWQILQLQERRRVKLFLREDHYGRFMTALLFLPRDRYNTAVRQRVEQELLRHIDAESIDFTVWLTESVLARVFFRLRLGEDAAELQVGVDELERRLAGAVRSWSEGISQEAAERYSGRRAEDVARRWGEAFPEDYRVLYEVSDALADITQFETLERHPQDGPRMQFYPPRGDDPAHMRLKLYLTEPKTLTDTLPTVDDFGLSILDERSYTLTCEDGTNFYLYDLGLCYPTGVDPHTTIDLLKEAYSHVLVGTAESDIFSRLVLRLGLSIRKVTVLRAYAKYMRQLGSSHSYAFLAEALLQNPEVSVALVAYFEARFDPHLEGDRHELMAETRQRVVQTLETVRTLDADRVLSTLLNLIDSTQRTNAYQGRNWLSMKLTPGSIDSAPQPRPAHEIWVYSPEVEGVHLRFDKVARGGLRWSDRQEDFRTEVLGLVKAQMVKNAVIVPSGAKGGFYAKQLPDPAEDRGVWFEAGREAYKVFIRALLDITDNQVERDGRMQIVPPEDVVRHDGDDAYLVVAADKGTATFSDTANEVSAEYGHWLGDAFASGGSVGYDHKAMGITARGAWESVKTHFSELGHDTQTEDFTVVGIGDMSGDVFGNGMLLSEHIRLVAAFNHLHIFIDPDPDSAASFQERSRLFAAGRSGWDAYDQELVSDGGGVFSRTAKTITITEPMRRRFDLPAEVEVMTPPELLNALLKAPVDLLYNGGIGTYVKASQETHDEVGDRANNGIRVDGRELRVRVVGEGGNLGLTQAGRVEAAQGGVRLNTDAIDNSAGVDCSDHEVNIKILVDQLISSGHLQSEERTELLREMTDDVSELVLKTNRDQNILLMTDRHRMGDWSPSFQRLMGWLEDSAGLDRELEVLPTDLQLEERRDAAKPLTSPELAVLVAYAKIQLKGALVASELPDDDWFSSLLEDYFPQQITSRFASELPRHPLHREIIANVLANDVINMGGATFVFRAMEETFASEAQVVRAFATVRELFRLDEFDAAMRSLPVSFPREEWALTYLDMRRLLDRAVRWCVNHAPRGTSVQEDVELLAEHIRPLYGHLSEHLRGEDHLRVVEKKAEVVSAGMPEDLAGWVAELFETFSLLDVADLAREHGVDSTEVAGIYYKVYEEFSADSLLERITGLPRKDKWQALARGAQRDELYHAIRDVTSSVLERTEPGSADERMAAWRRENETKISRAERLVAEVDQLKTDNIASLTVLLRHLRGLIGG, from the coding sequence ATGGCCGGTGAGAAGTCCCTCTGGACCCGTGATGACGCTGATCTCAAGAACCTGGAGAGTGCGTATTACGCGCATATCGCTCCAGAGGATCTGTGGTCCGTCAGCTCGGAGCATCAGCGAGAGCGGGTGACCCGCCACTTGGAGGTCGCCCGGCGTCGTACGGACTCCTCGCCCCAGGCCGACGTCGTCACCGTCGCGGGGCGCAGCATCGCCCTGGTCGTGACTGATGACATGCCTCATCTCGTCGACTCCGTCACCGCGGAGATCTCTCGCCAGGGCCACGCCATGTCTCTGGTGGTCCATCCGATCTTCCTGGTCAGCCGGAGCCTGGAGAGCCGTGAGGTGCTCGGCGTGCGCTCCGTCCCCGCACCTCAGCGAGGGCTGTCCTCCGGAGACACCCAGACCCTGCCGGACCTCTCCGTGCTGGCTGACCCCGATCAGCACACTGACGTCGAGTCCTGGATCGCCGTGGAGCTGGACCGAGTGCTGCCTGCCGAGCGGGCGGAGTCCCTCGTCAAGGGCCTCTACAGCGTGGTCGACGACGTCAAGGTCAGCCACCGGGACCAGAACCGCATGATCGGCAAGGCCCGTGGCGCCGCCGGACTGCTGCGCGAGGCCGAAGGGCTCCATGAGTCCCAGGAGTCTGCTGACCTGCTCGACTGGATGGCCGACGGCAACTTCCTGTTCCTGGGCTACCGCGAATACGAGCTGGACGAGCACACCGACGGCTCGGTGCACCTGGAGCCGGTGATCGAGACGGGACTGGGCATCCTCACGCACAAGCGCGGGAAGGGCACTCTGCACCGCACCACCGAGCTCTCCGAGGCGGGTCGGGCTCGGGCCCGAGAGCGACGTGCGCTCGTGATCACGAAGGCCAACTCCCGCTCCACGGTGCGGCGCCGCACCTACATGGACTACGTCGCGGTGAAGACCTTCGGTCCCGACGGGACCGTGCGCGGCGAGCGTCGCTTCGTCGGCCTGTTCAGCCAGCGGGCCTACACCCAATCCATCCAGAACATCCCGCTGTTGCGCTCGCGGGCGCGTCAGCTGCTCGACCGGTCGGGCTTCAGCCCGAACTCGCACTCGGGGTCGGACCTGATGCAGATCCTCGAGACCTATCCGCGCAACGAGCTGCTGCAGATGGACATCGAGGAGATCGAGGAGACGGCCTGGCAGATCCTGCAGCTGCAGGAGCGCCGTCGGGTGAAGCTGTTCCTGCGCGAGGATCACTACGGGCGGTTCATGACCGCCCTGCTCTTCCTGCCCAGGGACCGCTACAACACCGCGGTGCGTCAGCGCGTGGAGCAGGAGCTGCTGCGCCATATCGATGCCGAGTCCATCGACTTCACGGTGTGGCTCACCGAGTCGGTGCTGGCCCGGGTCTTCTTCCGGCTGCGCCTGGGGGAGGACGCCGCGGAGCTGCAGGTGGGGGTTGACGAGCTGGAGCGGCGTCTGGCCGGGGCTGTGCGGTCCTGGTCGGAGGGGATCTCCCAGGAGGCCGCTGAGCGGTATTCCGGCAGACGGGCCGAGGACGTGGCCCGCCGCTGGGGCGAGGCGTTCCCGGAGGACTACCGGGTGCTCTACGAAGTCTCCGACGCGCTGGCCGACATCACGCAGTTCGAGACCCTGGAGCGCCATCCGCAGGACGGACCGCGCATGCAGTTCTACCCGCCGCGCGGCGATGATCCCGCGCATATGCGGCTGAAGCTCTACCTCACCGAGCCCAAGACGCTGACCGACACCCTGCCGACCGTCGATGACTTCGGCCTCTCGATCCTGGACGAGCGTTCGTACACGCTCACCTGTGAAGACGGCACGAACTTCTACCTCTATGATCTTGGTCTGTGCTACCCGACCGGCGTCGATCCGCACACCACGATCGACCTGCTCAAGGAGGCCTACAGCCACGTGCTGGTGGGCACCGCCGAGTCGGACATCTTCTCCCGACTGGTGCTGCGCCTGGGGTTGTCCATCCGCAAGGTCACCGTGCTGCGGGCGTATGCGAAGTACATGCGCCAGCTGGGGTCCTCCCATTCCTACGCGTTCCTGGCCGAGGCGCTGCTGCAGAACCCCGAGGTGTCGGTGGCGCTGGTGGCCTACTTCGAGGCGCGGTTCGACCCCCACCTGGAGGGCGACCGGCACGAGCTGATGGCCGAGACCCGGCAGCGGGTGGTCCAGACCCTCGAGACCGTGCGCACCCTGGACGCCGATCGTGTGCTCTCCACCCTGCTGAACCTGATCGACTCCACACAGCGCACCAACGCCTACCAGGGGCGGAACTGGCTGTCGATGAAGCTCACCCCCGGCAGCATCGACTCGGCACCGCAGCCGCGTCCCGCCCATGAGATCTGGGTGTACTCTCCCGAGGTCGAAGGTGTGCACCTGCGTTTCGACAAGGTCGCCCGCGGCGGGCTGCGCTGGTCCGACCGTCAGGAGGACTTCCGCACCGAGGTCCTTGGCCTGGTGAAGGCACAGATGGTGAAGAACGCGGTCATCGTCCCCTCCGGAGCGAAGGGCGGCTTCTACGCGAAGCAGCTCCCGGATCCGGCCGAGGACCGCGGCGTCTGGTTCGAAGCCGGCCGGGAGGCCTACAAGGTCTTCATCCGTGCGCTGCTGGACATCACGGACAACCAGGTGGAGCGGGACGGGCGGATGCAGATCGTCCCGCCCGAGGACGTGGTCCGCCACGACGGCGACGACGCGTACCTGGTGGTCGCGGCCGACAAGGGCACCGCCACCTTCTCCGACACCGCGAACGAGGTCTCTGCGGAGTATGGGCACTGGCTGGGGGACGCCTTCGCCTCCGGCGGATCGGTGGGCTATGACCACAAGGCCATGGGTATCACCGCACGCGGCGCCTGGGAGTCGGTCAAGACGCATTTCTCCGAGCTGGGTCACGACACGCAGACCGAGGACTTCACCGTCGTCGGCATCGGTGACATGTCCGGCGACGTCTTCGGCAACGGGATGCTGCTCTCCGAGCACATCCGGCTGGTCGCCGCGTTCAACCACCTGCACATCTTCATCGATCCCGACCCGGACTCCGCCGCCTCCTTCCAGGAGCGGAGTCGGCTCTTCGCCGCCGGGCGCTCCGGCTGGGACGCCTATGACCAGGAGCTGGTCTCCGACGGCGGCGGGGTGTTCTCCCGGACCGCGAAGACCATCACCATCACCGAGCCGATGCGACGCCGCTTCGACCTTCCTGCCGAGGTCGAGGTCATGACCCCGCCGGAGCTCCTCAACGCGCTGCTGAAGGCACCGGTGGATCTCCTCTACAACGGGGGCATCGGCACCTACGTCAAGGCCTCGCAGGAGACCCACGATGAGGTCGGGGACCGGGCCAACAACGGCATCCGCGTTGATGGTCGGGAGCTGCGTGTGCGTGTCGTCGGTGAGGGCGGCAACCTGGGGCTCACCCAGGCCGGCCGTGTCGAGGCCGCCCAGGGGGGTGTCCGGCTCAACACTGATGCGATCGACAACTCTGCCGGCGTCGACTGCTCCGACCACGAGGTCAACATCAAGATCCTGGTGGACCAGCTGATCTCCTCGGGGCACCTGCAGTCGGAGGAGCGCACCGAGCTGCTGCGCGAGATGACCGACGACGTCTCCGAGCTGGTGCTGAAGACCAACCGGGACCAGAACATCCTGCTGATGACGGACCGCCACCGGATGGGGGACTGGTCTCCCAGCTTCCAGCGGCTCATGGGCTGGCTCGAAGACTCCGCAGGACTGGACCGCGAGCTGGAGGTGCTGCCCACCGACCTGCAGCTGGAGGAGCGCCGTGACGCGGCCAAGCCGCTGACCTCTCCGGAGCTGGCGGTGCTCGTGGCGTACGCGAAGATCCAGCTCAAGGGCGCCCTGGTCGCCTCAGAGCTGCCTGATGATGACTGGTTCTCCTCTCTGCTGGAGGACTACTTCCCCCAGCAGATCACCTCGCGCTTCGCCTCGGAGCTGCCGCGGCACCCGCTTCATCGAGAGATCATCGCCAACGTGCTGGCCAACGATGTGATCAACATGGGCGGAGCCACGTTCGTCTTCCGCGCGATGGAGGAGACCTTCGCCTCGGAGGCGCAGGTGGTGCGTGCCTTCGCCACGGTGCGGGAGCTCTTCCGTCTCGACGAGTTCGACGCCGCGATGCGGAGCCTGCCGGTGAGCTTCCCTCGGGAAGAGTGGGCCCTGACCTACCTGGACATGCGCCGGCTCCTGGACCGGGCGGTGCGCTGGTGCGTGAACCATGCTCCGCGCGGAACCTCCGTGCAGGAGGACGTGGAGCTCCTCGCCGAGCACATCCGCCCGCTCTACGGCCACCTCTCCGAGCACCTGCGCGGCGAGGACCACCTTCGGGTGGTGGAGAAGAAGGCCGAGGTGGTCTCCGCCGGAATGCCGGAGGACCTGGCCGGATGGGTCGCCGAGCTCTTCGAGACGTTCTCGCTGCTCGACGTCGCGGACCTCGCTCGGGAGCACGGGGTCGACTCCACCGAGGTCGCCGGGATCTACTACAAGGTCTACGAGGAGTTCAGTGCGGACTCGCTGCTGGAACGCATCACCGGGCTGCCGCGGAAGGACAAGTGGCAGGCCCTGGCGCGCGGAGCCCAGCGCGACGAGCTGTATCACGCGATCCGGGACGTGACCTCTTCAGTGTTGGAGCGGACCGAGCCGGGATCTGCGGACGAGCGCATGGCTGCCTGGCGGCGGGAGAACGAGACGAAGATCAGTCGGGCGGAGCGGCTGGTGGCGGAGGTCGATCAGCTCAAGACCGACAACATCGCATCGCTGACGGTGCTGCTGCGGCATCTCCGCGGTCTCATCGGAGGCTGA
- a CDS encoding histidine kinase N-terminal domain-containing protein, whose protein sequence is MAVFEDPLIRHPHLHPGDADWLHALVADWQMLSDLAFSDLVLWFPHTAEGFVTAEGRSYIALAQARPSTTQTVVHRDVVGDRIRADLKPMVERAWRYQVETNSSDEGRPAPARMRVTAIPLIRGGRTLAVMTLHFSVTTLRTPSRLELTYRRCASDLLVMVREGRWPETHVEFSAYGGAPRVGDGLLRLDVEGKITFASPNAVSALSRLGVADSLEGRSLAGIGAELERAAGGVVDETRPLLLTGRRAMRAELEAHGAAVTLRSIPLYKEGERFAALVLCRDVTELRRRDRQLMSKDATIKEIHHRVKNNLQTVSALLRMQSRRMDSQEGREGLRRAMRRVETIAMVHDSLSKGLEESVDVDELMRRQLRLAAEMAQSERRVETRLTGSFGQLSPDMVTPLALVITEVVANAVEHGFGPDPAGRKLVVQMSVRRSADAAGRERLELEIVDDGVGLPAEGWEPGLGLQIVKTLVRGELSGVIEWSPGQGPDGEPSGTQVMLRAPILGPQH, encoded by the coding sequence GTGGCCGTCTTCGAGGATCCGCTGATCCGTCACCCGCATCTTCATCCGGGTGACGCCGACTGGCTGCACGCGCTGGTGGCCGACTGGCAGATGCTCTCGGACCTGGCCTTCTCGGATCTGGTGCTGTGGTTCCCCCACACCGCAGAGGGTTTCGTCACGGCGGAGGGTCGTTCCTACATCGCACTGGCCCAGGCGCGGCCCTCCACCACTCAGACGGTGGTGCATCGCGACGTCGTCGGGGACAGGATCCGTGCGGACCTCAAACCCATGGTGGAGCGGGCCTGGCGCTACCAGGTGGAGACGAACTCCTCGGACGAGGGGCGTCCTGCGCCCGCGCGGATGCGTGTGACCGCGATTCCGCTGATCCGCGGAGGCAGGACTCTGGCGGTGATGACCCTGCACTTCTCGGTCACCACACTGCGGACCCCGTCCCGGCTTGAGCTGACCTACCGGCGCTGTGCCTCGGACCTCCTGGTCATGGTCCGTGAGGGTCGCTGGCCGGAGACCCATGTGGAGTTCAGCGCCTACGGCGGCGCCCCGCGCGTGGGGGACGGGCTGCTGCGCCTGGACGTGGAGGGCAAGATCACCTTCGCCAGCCCGAACGCCGTCTCCGCGCTGTCCCGGCTGGGGGTGGCCGACTCGTTGGAGGGGCGTTCTCTGGCGGGGATCGGCGCTGAGCTGGAGCGCGCGGCCGGTGGTGTGGTCGATGAGACTCGTCCGCTGCTGCTCACCGGCAGGCGGGCAATGCGCGCGGAGCTCGAGGCTCACGGCGCAGCGGTGACGCTACGCTCCATCCCCCTGTACAAGGAGGGCGAGCGGTTCGCGGCGCTGGTGCTGTGCCGCGACGTGACGGAGCTGCGTCGTCGTGACCGGCAGCTGATGAGCAAGGACGCGACGATCAAGGAGATCCACCACCGGGTGAAGAACAACCTCCAGACCGTCTCGGCCCTGCTGCGCATGCAGTCGCGCAGGATGGACTCGCAGGAGGGACGTGAAGGGCTGCGCCGGGCGATGCGCCGGGTGGAGACCATCGCTATGGTCCATGATTCGCTCTCCAAAGGGTTGGAGGAGAGCGTCGACGTCGACGAGCTCATGCGTCGGCAGCTCCGCCTGGCCGCGGAGATGGCACAGTCGGAGCGTCGAGTGGAGACACGCCTGACGGGCAGCTTCGGTCAGCTCTCACCGGACATGGTCACCCCGTTGGCACTGGTGATCACCGAGGTCGTGGCCAACGCGGTGGAGCATGGTTTCGGACCAGATCCGGCCGGTCGGAAGCTCGTGGTGCAGATGTCGGTGAGGCGTTCCGCGGATGCGGCCGGACGGGAACGGCTGGAGCTCGAGATCGTCGATGACGGAGTCGGCCTGCCCGCAGAGGGTTGGGAACCGGGCCTCGGACTGCAGATCGTCAAGACCCTGGTACGGGGTGAGCTCTCCGGGGTGATCGAATGGAGCCCGGGCCAGGGACCCGACGGCGAGCCGTCTGGCACACAGGTCATGCTCCGGGCTCCCATTCTGGGGCCCCAGCACTGA
- a CDS encoding WhiB family transcriptional regulator produces the protein MDWRSRATCLDKDPELFFPVGNTGPALLQIEEAKSVCRRCPVMDTCLQWALETGQDAGVWGGMSEDERRALKRRAARARRAS, from the coding sequence ATGGATTGGCGCAGTCGAGCCACCTGCCTGGACAAGGACCCCGAGCTCTTCTTCCCCGTCGGCAACACCGGCCCAGCCCTGTTGCAGATCGAGGAGGCCAAGAGCGTCTGCCGCCGGTGCCCTGTGATGGACACCTGCCTCCAGTGGGCTCTGGAGACCGGTCAGGACGCCGGTGTCTGGGGTGGCATGAGCGAAGACGAGCGGCGGGCTCTCAAACGTCGTGCAGCCCGCGCACGCCGCGCATCATAG
- a CDS encoding DUF1844 domain-containing protein, with translation MQSEQKNHPDAGSPIEAPEAEDVKQAVDQQARDIAEVPAVELINTVAVHLMSAAAVKTGLADDPEAEALKDLDEARKLITALAGLITAAAPEVGSTHAAPLRDGLRSLQLAFREESLVPDAPGKGPGEKWTGPVN, from the coding sequence ATGCAGAGTGAGCAGAAGAACCACCCCGACGCCGGCTCCCCCATCGAGGCGCCGGAGGCCGAGGACGTGAAACAGGCCGTGGACCAGCAGGCCCGGGACATCGCCGAGGTCCCGGCCGTGGAGCTGATCAACACCGTGGCGGTGCACCTGATGAGTGCGGCCGCCGTGAAGACCGGCCTGGCCGACGACCCGGAGGCAGAGGCCCTGAAGGACCTCGACGAGGCGCGGAAGCTGATCACCGCACTGGCCGGCCTGATCACCGCCGCGGCTCCCGAGGTGGGGTCCACCCACGCCGCTCCCCTGCGCGACGGGCTGCGCTCCCTGCAGCTCGCGTTCCGGGAGGAGTCCCTGGTACCAGACGCCCCAGGCAAAGGCCCGGGCGAGAAGTGGACCGGCCCGGTCAACTGA
- the infC gene encoding translation initiation factor IF-3: MRATRALSAEAGVISHSACGAQCRRRPLAIVITTGARQISEPRINERIRVPEVRLVGPQGEQVGIVRIEDAQRLASEAGLDLVEVAPSAKPPVCKLMDFGKWKYEAAVKARESRKNQTTTILKEVRFRLKIDDHDYETKVGRARRFLAAGDKVKAMIQFRGREQQRPEMGVRLLQRFSEDVEDLGSVESSPRQDGRHMVMVIGPLKTKAEVKKQEAAEAAVEAAEAEPKGTPTRRARKNQERVSTEKQDAQPLSNSMADYLPDELKNL; encoded by the coding sequence GTGCGCGCGACGCGTGCACTGAGCGCCGAAGCGGGCGTCATCTCGCACTCCGCATGCGGGGCTCAATGCCGACGACGCCCACTCGCCATCGTCATCACAACAGGAGCTAGACAGATCAGCGAACCACGTATCAATGAACGGATCCGAGTTCCGGAAGTCCGCCTCGTCGGCCCGCAGGGGGAGCAGGTCGGCATCGTCAGGATCGAGGACGCCCAGAGGCTGGCCTCCGAGGCGGGTCTGGACCTGGTCGAGGTCGCGCCCAGCGCGAAGCCTCCCGTCTGCAAGCTGATGGACTTCGGCAAGTGGAAGTACGAGGCTGCCGTCAAGGCTCGTGAGTCTCGGAAGAACCAGACCACCACCATTCTCAAAGAGGTGCGTTTCCGCCTCAAGATCGATGATCACGACTATGAGACCAAGGTCGGCCGTGCCCGTCGGTTCCTCGCCGCCGGTGACAAGGTCAAGGCCATGATCCAGTTCCGTGGTCGTGAGCAGCAGCGCCCTGAGATGGGCGTGCGGCTCCTTCAGCGCTTCTCCGAGGACGTGGAGGATCTGGGTTCGGTCGAGTCCTCCCCGCGCCAGGACGGCCGTCACATGGTGATGGTCATCGGCCCGTTGAAGACCAAGGCCGAGGTGAAGAAGCAGGAGGCCGCTGAGGCCGCTGTGGAGGCCGCGGAGGCGGAGCCGAAGGGCACCCCGACCCGCCGCGCCCGGAAGAACCAGGAGCGTGTCTCCACGGAGAAGCAGGACGCCCAGCCGCTGTCCAACTCCATGGCGGACTACCTGCCGGACGAGCTCAAGAACCTCTGA
- the rpmI gene encoding 50S ribosomal protein L35 yields the protein MPKMKTHSGAKKRFKLTGSGKIKRQQANRRHYLEHKSSRLTRRLAGDRIVTKADEKRIKRMLGI from the coding sequence ATGCCGAAGATGAAGACCCACTCCGGGGCCAAGAAGCGGTTCAAGCTGACCGGCTCCGGCAAGATCAAGCGCCAGCAGGCGAACCGTCGCCACTACCTGGAGCACAAGTCTTCCCGCCTGACGCGCCGTCTGGCCGGTGACCGCATCGTCACCAAGGCCGACGAGAAGCGCATCAAGCGGATGCTGGGCATCTGA
- the rplT gene encoding 50S ribosomal protein L20: MARVKRAVNAHKKRRKVLERASGYRGQRSRLYRKAKEQLLHSYTYNYQHRKKRKGDFRRLWIQRINAASRAHGLTYNRFIQGLKAAEVEVDRRMLAELAVSDAKAFEVLVDVARKALPQDVNAKKAA; the protein is encoded by the coding sequence GTGGCACGAGTGAAGAGGGCGGTCAACGCCCACAAGAAGCGCCGCAAGGTCCTCGAGCGGGCCTCCGGCTACCGCGGTCAGCGCTCCCGCCTCTACCGCAAGGCCAAAGAGCAGCTGCTGCACAGCTACACCTACAACTACCAGCACCGCAAGAAGCGCAAGGGCGACTTCCGTCGCCTGTGGATCCAGCGCATCAACGCCGCATCCCGCGCACACGGTCTGACCTACAACCGCTTCATCCAGGGCCTGAAGGCCGCTGAGGTGGAGGTCGACCGCCGCATGCTGGCAGAGCTGGCCGTCTCTGACGCCAAGGCCTTCGAGGTCCTGGTCGACGTCGCGCGCAAGGCCCTGCCGCAGGACGTCAATGCCAAGAAGGCCGCCTGA
- a CDS encoding TrmH family RNA methyltransferase, giving the protein MTDPEVLSNPRADRVKKVAALATRAGRRRQRLFLAEGPQPVREALDLWLRHWEQGAGPESTAVGLPTLDALYFDAEALASHPDVQALLDQARGELYDPQSTLPREARFFLREATAEVLAAMGDTETSQGVLAVCRIPETRGGEGAGDPVDALLGTTDAAGTGPQPAGLVAGLLSLQDPGNVGTIIRTADAAGAAAVVLTPGSADPWAPKVVRSAAGSHFHLPLVAGVDPQRLVDAARAAGLQVLAADGGGEASLPDLENPAAPTLWLLGNEAHGLSAEHQALADVRVSIPLYGQAESLNVATAATVCLYASAMARHDRASGSTPGSVPTGR; this is encoded by the coding sequence ATGACTGATCCCGAGGTGCTGAGCAACCCCCGGGCGGACCGGGTCAAGAAGGTCGCAGCCCTGGCCACCCGCGCCGGTCGACGCCGGCAGCGGCTCTTCCTCGCTGAAGGGCCCCAGCCGGTGCGCGAGGCCCTGGACCTGTGGCTGCGCCACTGGGAGCAGGGGGCCGGCCCGGAGAGCACGGCTGTCGGCCTGCCGACGCTGGACGCTCTGTACTTCGACGCCGAGGCGCTGGCCTCCCACCCGGACGTGCAGGCACTGCTGGACCAGGCCCGCGGAGAGCTGTATGACCCGCAGTCCACCCTGCCTCGGGAGGCCCGCTTCTTCCTGCGTGAGGCCACCGCAGAGGTGCTCGCCGCCATGGGAGACACGGAGACCTCCCAGGGAGTGCTCGCCGTGTGCCGGATCCCGGAGACACGCGGCGGCGAGGGCGCAGGCGACCCTGTGGACGCCCTGCTCGGCACAACAGATGCGGCAGGGACGGGTCCCCAGCCTGCCGGGCTCGTCGCCGGCCTGCTGAGTCTGCAGGACCCCGGCAACGTGGGCACCATCATCCGGACGGCGGACGCCGCCGGGGCTGCCGCCGTCGTCCTCACCCCGGGCAGTGCGGACCCCTGGGCGCCCAAAGTGGTGCGCTCGGCCGCCGGATCGCACTTTCACCTGCCGCTGGTCGCCGGGGTGGACCCGCAGCGGCTGGTCGACGCCGCCCGCGCGGCGGGACTGCAGGTCCTCGCGGCTGACGGCGGGGGAGAGGCCAGTCTGCCAGACCTCGAGAATCCGGCAGCCCCGACCCTGTGGCTGCTCGGAAACGAGGCCCACGGTCTCTCCGCCGAGCATCAGGCGCTGGCAGACGTCCGAGTCTCCATACCGCTCTACGGGCAGGCTGAGTCGCTCAACGTCGCCACGGCGGCGACGGTGTGCCTCTATGCCTCCGCCATGGCACGTCATGACCGAGCGTCGGGATCCACTCCGGGGTCCGTCCCGACCGGCCGATGA
- a CDS encoding RNHCP domain-containing protein: MSRAAENTGFICGHCGRQVSPQSGGSYRNHCPFCLHSRHVDLTPGDRGADCGAVMAPIGVDHSGKKGFILIHRCSACGSVDRNRLAPDDDMDAVIALQRPR, from the coding sequence ATGAGTCGCGCCGCGGAGAACACCGGATTCATCTGCGGCCACTGCGGCCGTCAGGTCAGCCCGCAGTCCGGGGGCAGCTACCGCAACCACTGTCCGTTCTGCCTGCATTCACGGCATGTGGACCTCACGCCCGGGGACCGGGGCGCCGACTGCGGTGCCGTGATGGCGCCGATCGGGGTCGACCACTCGGGAAAGAAGGGCTTCATCCTGATCCATCGCTGCTCCGCCTGCGGCAGCGTCGACCGCAACCGGCTGGCCCCGGATGACGACATGGACGCCGTCATCGCCCTCCAGCGTCCTCGGTGA
- the thpD gene encoding ectoine hydroxylase, with the protein MTTTVPDVTDQYPTRQDEAPRVIPRQDPVVQGTAEQGPLDAETLRGFDERGYLTIEKLISDEELRLFREELHRMAHDPTVKADERTVVEAKSQEVRSIFDIHRSNEVFRRIAEDPRVVERARQILGSEVYIHQSRINYKPGFVGKDFTWHSDFETWHAEDGMPAPRAVSISISLTDNYSFNGPLMIMPGSHKHYISAAGGTPEDNFKQSLVMQGAGVPDPDTLTEFADRFGIDVLEGPAGGAIMFDSNCMHASNGNVTPYSRSNVFIVYNSVENTPVEPFAAPAPRPAFLGSRDFTPVGG; encoded by the coding sequence ATGACGACCACCGTCCCCGACGTGACGGACCAGTACCCCACCCGCCAGGATGAGGCACCCCGGGTGATCCCGCGCCAGGATCCGGTGGTGCAGGGCACCGCCGAGCAGGGCCCCCTGGACGCCGAGACACTGCGTGGATTCGATGAGCGGGGCTATCTGACCATCGAGAAGCTGATCAGCGACGAGGAGCTGCGGCTCTTCCGCGAGGAGCTCCACCGAATGGCGCACGACCCCACGGTGAAGGCCGATGAGCGGACCGTCGTCGAGGCGAAGTCCCAGGAGGTCAGATCGATCTTCGACATCCACCGCTCCAATGAGGTGTTCCGGAGGATCGCCGAAGACCCGCGCGTGGTGGAGCGGGCCCGTCAGATCCTCGGGTCCGAGGTCTACATCCACCAGAGCCGGATCAACTACAAGCCCGGCTTCGTGGGCAAGGACTTCACGTGGCACTCGGACTTCGAGACCTGGCACGCTGAGGACGGGATGCCCGCCCCGCGGGCGGTGAGCATCTCGATCTCGCTGACCGACAACTACTCCTTCAACGGGCCGCTGATGATCATGCCCGGCTCCCACAAGCACTACATCAGTGCGGCGGGCGGCACTCCGGAGGACAACTTCAAGCAGTCCCTCGTCATGCAGGGCGCCGGAGTGCCCGATCCCGACACTCTGACGGAGTTCGCCGACCGCTTCGGCATCGATGTCCTCGAAGGGCCCGCGGGAGGCGCGATCATGTTCGACTCGAACTGCATGCACGCCTCGAACGGCAATGTGACGCCCTACTCCCGGTCCAACGTGTTCATCGTCTACAACTCGGTGGAGAACACCCCGGTGGAGCCGTTCGCGGCACCGGCGCCGCGTCCCGCGTTCCTCGGCAGCCGAGACTTCACCCCGGTCGGCGGCTGA